The following DNA comes from Frankia casuarinae.
CTCTGGTCGACAAACCTCTGCGTTGTATGCCATCTTTGCGAACTTTTTACGGGCCTGAGCCGCGAAGCCCAATCTCCGCCGACGGCGCCGGTCCAAGCCCTAACGACGCCGGTCGAACTGATCCACGAGGAAGGACAGATGGTTCACCCGTCCCCAGTCCGCGACCCGGGACATCGTCCCGGCGTCACCGGGCAGGGCCAGTGTCCGGCCGAGCGAGACGCCGACGACGAGGACCGCCGCGAGCACCGCCGCCTGAATCGCGCTGAGTACCGGGTTACGCGGCTGGCGGCCCCCTCCAGCCGGGACTCGGGTACCGGCTCGGGTACGGGCTCGGCTACCGGCCACGCGGCCGTGCGGGCGGGCCGGCTCCGAGACGGCGGCAGCGTCGCCGGCATCCGGCCCGTCGACTTCAGGACTCCCCCGCCGACCCTGTCCCGGCGGGTCCGCTCGTGGCCGGCCGGAGGCAGCGCCCGGTGACATCCGATCCGGGGCGCGCCGGGGTTCCCCGGCGGTCCGTGGGCCGTCGTCCCTGATCGCGTGCTGGTACCCGGTGAAGCTGACCTCGTCCAGTAGCCCGGAACCCGGCCGAAGTCCGGAACCCGGCCGACCGCCGCCCCGGGAGAAGCCGTCCGGGTCCGGAGGAGATCCCCGGTCCAGCCCGGACGGCGCGCGCGGGTCCGGGGGAGACGAGGAATACGCGGGTCGGTGCCGGGGGGCATCGACCCCACCCGGCGGGGAGACACCCGCGCCGCGTGGGTCGGGCCAACCGCCGCGATGGTCGGATCGCTGCGCCGGCTCGGATCGCTGCGCCGGCTCGGGCCGCTCCCCGGGCGGGACCGGCCCGCCCGGGGGCCGCCAAGCCGAGGCCGGCCGATCAACCTGCGCTGGCGTCACTGTATGAGATTGTACGATATCGTACGGTGTTGGATTGTCACCGTACGCCGGTCCGTCGAACGTCGGCGCGGCGGCTCGCGGCGAGTGGCGGGGCTCGGGCCTCCTGGCGGATCTCGTCGCCAGCGTGCTGAACGCGACGATCCGGCCCTCGGACGGCTGGCGGCGCCGGGGCGCGGCGGTTCCCTCAGCTGCCGGACCCGACCGGGGAGCGGCCCGAGCCGCGTTGGCAGGGAGATCACGCACGGGGTCCGAGAAGTTCCGCGCCGGGTCGCGAACCGGACCGGCGGGTGGGCCGGGATCGGCGCCATCGCCCACCCGACCATGGTCCACCCGACCATGGTTCAGTCGCGGCTGCGCGCGCGTGCCACCGTGCGAGTTCCTGCCCTCAGCGACCATCACCCGCCCCTTCCCGCCCCCGGCGCCTGGGCGCCACGTCACCGCACCATCCACCGACGACGCGAACAACGCCGACAATCACCACCCTACGGAGGTGGCCCAGGACAACCCCGACACCGACCACGGTCATATATCGCAATCTACCCCAGAGTAGTCCTACCAATACGAATCGGAACAGGCGGCCCATCGGTGATCACACCACTTTTCGGTGTTCCATCAGGACATTCCTCCCGGAGCCGGGCCGGGCCGGGCCGGGCTAACGCTTCTTGACCCGGCACACCCGTTCGAGGATGAGGCCCCCGGTTAACAGCACCATCGCCGCAGCCAACCCGAGACCCGCGGTGAGCGCGTCGCCGCCCGCGGTCGGGAACTCCCCCGTGCGGGGCATGGTGTAGCCGAACACACCCGCCCAGATGCCGGCGAGCGCCGCTCCGACGACGGAGCTCGCCTTGGCCAACGCGGCGAGCCGGGCGACCGTGAGCGGGAGGATCGGCCGCGTTCCCGGCCGCCCCTCCAGCCGGCGACGGGTCAGGGATGCGACCTGGAGCTCGATGGCACCGATCATGAGAACCGACACCGACGCCGTTCGCGGCAGCGTGGGAATCGATCGGTACGCCCACCACAGCAGCAGGTACCCGAGTACCCCGAACGCCACCGCGACCGCGATGAGATCACGTGCCCGGGTCGGTCTCACCTGGCCGCCTCTTCGGCGTCACTGCCGCCGACGGCGGGATCGGTGACGGCATCGGCCCCCGGATCCGCCTCGACCACGGGATCCGACAGCGACCACGGGATCCGGCGCAGACCGGCCGGGTGCTTCCCCGCGGCCATCCGGGCGACCAGATCGGCGACCCGCCCGTGCCCGGGCAGCGTCGCCTCGGGATCAACGTCCAGCCAGGGCACGCAGACGAAGGCCCGCAGATGTGCTCGGGGATGCGGCACGAGGATCTCGGGGTCGTCACTGCGCAGGTCACCGATCGCGATGACATCGACGTCGAGCGTTCGCGGGCCCCACCGGACGGCCCGGACCCGCGCGGCCCGTTCCTCCACCTCGCGGACGACCTCGAGCAGATCACGCGGGGGTGCCGGGCGCACCAGGACGACGGCGTTCAGGTAGTCGTCCTGCTCGGGTCCACCGACGGGTGCCGTCTCGTACACCGGTGAGCCGGCGAGCACCCCCAGCGCGCGGTCGAGCCGATGGACGGCGGCGGACAGCCGGCCCAGACGATCGCCGAGGTTGGACCCGAGCGACAGCACCGCATGCTCCGGCCGGGTCATCATCCGGTCACCCGCCATCGGTGACGACCCCCGCGGCCGCGGCCGGCGCGGTCACCGACTCGACGCCGTCGACCCGGTTGCGGACGATCGTCACCGCGACATCGGCGAACGGAACCGCGATCGGGGCCGCGGGCTTGTGGACAGTCACCTCGGCCCGCATCACCCGACCGTCCCGCAGACAGGCGCGGACGAGTCGATCGGCGAGGGTCTCAATCAGATTCACGGGTTCTCCGGTGACGATCCCGGCAAGGGTCTCGGCAAGCTCGCCGTAGTGCACGGTGCGGGTCACGTCGTCGTGGAACGCCGCCGAAGAGAGGTCGAGCCACAGCGTGGCATCGACGACGAACTCCTGGCCAAGATCCCGTTCCGCCGCCAGAACCCCGTGGTAGCCGCGAGCCCGCAGCCCCGACAGGGTGATCCGGTCGAGCGACGTGGCCCTCGATTGGGAGGCGACCTCCGCTGCGGAGCCCGTCACCGCGGAGCCCGTCACCGCGGAGCCCACGGAACCTCCCGATCTTCCACGCGGCCGGGATCCACGGCCCGGCCGGGATCGGCCTCGGGTCCGTCCCCGCGCCGGTCACTATCGTCCCGCCAGGCGCGCACGACCCGCACGGCGTCGGCGGCCGGCCGGACGGCGTGCACCCGCACGCCCCACACCCCGGCCGCGGCCAGCAACGCGGTGGTCGCCTGGGTGGCGTCGTCCCGGTCGGCGACCGGCCGGGCCGGGCCGTTCGCGTCCGCCAGTACCGAGCCGAGAAACGACTTGCGGGACGTGCCGACGAGCAGCGGCCGGCCGAGCGCGACGAAGGCGTCGATGTGGCGCAGAAGCGTCCAGTTGTGCCGGGCGGTCTTGGCGAAGCCGATGCCGGGGTCGAGGATGACCCGATCCTCGGCGATCCCGGCGGCCAGCACGGCCCCGAGCCGGTCC
Coding sequences within:
- a CDS encoding DUF3180 domain-containing protein — its product is MRPTRARDLIAVAVAFGVLGYLLLWWAYRSIPTLPRTASVSVLMIGAIELQVASLTRRRLEGRPGTRPILPLTVARLAALAKASSVVGAALAGIWAGVFGYTMPRTGEFPTAGGDALTAGLGLAAAMVLLTGGLILERVCRVKKR
- the folK gene encoding 2-amino-4-hydroxy-6-hydroxymethyldihydropteridine diphosphokinase, whose amino-acid sequence is MAGDRMMTRPEHAVLSLGSNLGDRLGRLSAAVHRLDRALGVLAGSPVYETAPVGGPEQDDYLNAVVLVRPAPPRDLLEVVREVEERAARVRAVRWGPRTLDVDVIAIGDLRSDDPEILVPHPRAHLRAFVCVPWLDVDPEATLPGHGRVADLVARMAAGKHPAGLRRIPWSLSDPVVEADPGADAVTDPAVGGSDAEEAAR
- the folB gene encoding dihydroneopterin aldolase, giving the protein MTGSAAEVASQSRATSLDRITLSGLRARGYHGVLAAERDLGQEFVVDATLWLDLSSAAFHDDVTRTVHYGELAETLAGIVTGEPVNLIETLADRLVRACLRDGRVMRAEVTVHKPAAPIAVPFADVAVTIVRNRVDGVESVTAPAAAAGVVTDGG